A stretch of the Rosa rugosa chromosome 5, drRosRugo1.1, whole genome shotgun sequence genome encodes the following:
- the LOC133712817 gene encoding uncharacterized protein LOC133712817, with product MAYRIGYRKHKYCLDNLKDLLRFLRRDDPQNQDVFKEVCKWNIVSKDLIPIIEHCQDDRSLVLNAVKVLVFLTMPVEPTANDILQQIEFLWELKSSIMSSDIVVVIVSLQLRLQVFFFVVN from the exons ATGGCTTATCGGATCGGCTACAGAAAGCACAAGTACTGCTTAG ATAATTTGAAGGATTTGCTGAGGTTCTTGAGGCGCGATGATCCGCAGAACCAGGATGTTTTCAAGGAAGTATGCAAGTGGAATATTGTATCTAAGGATTTGATACCTATTATTGAGCACTGCCAAGATGATCGTAGCTTGGTTTTAAATGCAG TGAAGGTTCTGGTGTTCTTAACTATGCCAGTTGAGCCTACAGCAAATGACATTTTACAACAAATTGAATTTCTATGGGAGTTGAAGTCTTCAATTATGTCTAGTGACATTGTTGTGGTTATAGTATCGCTTCAATTACGTCTTCAAGTTTTTTTCTTCGTTGTTAATTAA